In one Candidatus Nomurabacteria bacterium genomic region, the following are encoded:
- a CDS encoding glycosyltransferase: MSLKQQTIFSDCECIVADAFSTDRTREIALSLGARVVDGGMPGPGRNRGAAVATGEWILFMDADARPSSDEWLEDCLRELEQQQLDIATCDLKPRSHTLMNRVYHHVYKFFTRATAPFVPHAPGSCIFVKREAFEVSKGFDETVIFAEDMEFVQRLAKHGYCFGVLDAGPVLVSVRRLEKDGHWTTAYRYVITELYMRCKGPVRKPLFDYKFSHFWIRRKNSYVTTYPARRAELMETGRNKNTVALSWCKGIAIRKGDQILRIEIRVRIWVDHCNHVVMIVFAVSGILLSLMHLRVRH; the protein is encoded by the coding sequence ATTTCGTTAAAACAACAAACGATCTTTTCAGATTGCGAATGTATTGTTGCAGATGCGTTTTCGACGGACCGTACACGCGAGATAGCGCTTTCTTTAGGTGCGCGCGTGGTTGATGGTGGTATGCCTGGTCCGGGACGCAATCGTGGTGCTGCCGTGGCAACGGGTGAATGGATCTTATTTATGGACGCTGATGCACGACCTTCGTCAGATGAATGGTTGGAGGACTGTCTTCGTGAATTAGAACAACAACAACTTGATATAGCAACATGCGATTTAAAACCACGTTCTCATACGTTGATGAATCGTGTGTATCATCATGTCTATAAATTTTTTACGCGCGCAACGGCACCTTTTGTTCCTCATGCTCCGGGGAGTTGTATTTTTGTGAAACGTGAGGCTTTTGAAGTAAGTAAAGGCTTTGATGAGACGGTGATCTTTGCGGAAGATATGGAATTTGTGCAGCGTCTCGCCAAGCACGGCTATTGTTTTGGAGTGCTTGATGCAGGCCCTGTTCTCGTATCGGTTCGTCGTTTAGAAAAAGATGGTCATTGGACCACGGCTTATCGCTATGTGATAACAGAGCTCTACATGCGATGTAAAGGACCTGTGCGCAAGCCATTGTTTGATTATAAATTCTCGCATTTTTGGATACGAAGAAAAAATAGCTATGTCACGACTTATCCCGCTCGGCGCGCTGAGCTCATGGAAACAGGGAGAAACAAAAACACTGTCGCTTTATCCTGGTGCAAAGGGATTGCTATTCGTAAAGGTGATCAGATTTTGCGTATCGAAATACGTGTACGCATATGGGTGGACCATTGCAATCATGTGGTGATGATCGTTTTCGCTGTGAGTGGCATTTTGCTGAGTTTAATGCACTTACGGGTGAGGCATTAG